A single Pradoshia eiseniae DNA region contains:
- a CDS encoding HPr family phosphocarrier protein, with protein MIEKQVTVHLKSGLQARPAALFVQKASSFSSEIYIMNGDKKVNVKSIMGLMSLAISSGSTITLVADGSDEKKAIQSLETFLKKD; from the coding sequence ATGATTGAAAAACAAGTAACAGTTCATTTGAAATCGGGCCTTCAAGCTCGTCCTGCAGCACTGTTTGTACAAAAAGCTAGCAGCTTTTCTTCCGAGATCTACATTATGAATGGCGATAAGAAAGTAAACGTGAAAAGTATTATGGGGCTGATGAGTCTGGCCATTAGCAGTGGCAGTACGATTACCCTAGTGGCCGATGGCAGCGATGAAAAGAAAGCCATACAGTCGCTTGAGACTTTCCTGAAGAAAGATTAG
- the whiA gene encoding DNA-binding protein WhiA, translating to MSFASETKKELTNLEVKECCARAELSALIRMNGSLSFSNRHLVVDVQTENAAIARRIYTLLKKMYDLQVELLVRKKMKLKKNNVYIVRFAEKAKEVLTDLNIIEDGFSMVQNISESLIEKKCCKRSYLRGAFLAGGSVNNPETSSYHLEISSLYKEHNDALCELMNSFGLKSKTLERKKGFITYLKEAEKISEFLNIIGGHNALLKFEDIRIVRDMRNSVNRLVNCETANLNKTIGASLRQVENIRYIENTVGLDVLPDKLREIARLRVEYQDVTLKELGDMVTGAKISKSGINHRLRKIDEIAEKLRAGESK from the coding sequence ATGTCGTTTGCGTCGGAGACAAAAAAAGAGCTAACGAACTTAGAAGTAAAAGAGTGTTGTGCTCGTGCAGAATTATCCGCGCTGATTCGCATGAACGGATCCTTATCCTTTTCAAACCGCCATCTTGTTGTAGATGTCCAAACTGAAAACGCGGCGATTGCCAGAAGAATCTATACATTGCTGAAAAAGATGTATGATCTTCAGGTAGAACTCCTCGTTCGGAAAAAGATGAAACTAAAGAAAAATAACGTATATATTGTCCGCTTTGCTGAAAAGGCAAAGGAGGTATTAACGGACTTAAATATCATAGAAGATGGGTTTTCGATGGTACAAAATATTTCTGAAAGCCTGATTGAGAAGAAATGCTGCAAGCGTTCCTATTTGCGGGGGGCATTTCTAGCTGGCGGTTCAGTGAATAATCCTGAAACATCTTCTTATCACCTTGAAATCTCATCTTTATATAAAGAGCATAATGACGCTCTATGTGAATTAATGAATTCATTTGGATTGAAAAGCAAGACGCTGGAGAGGAAAAAGGGGTTCATTACGTATTTGAAGGAAGCGGAGAAAATCTCTGAATTTCTCAATATTATCGGCGGGCATAATGCCCTTTTGAAGTTTGAAGATATCCGTATCGTACGGGATATGAGAAACTCGGTCAATCGGCTAGTCAATTGTGAGACCGCGAACTTGAATAAAACGATAGGTGCGTCCTTGCGCCAGGTCGAGAATATAAGATATATAGAGAATACGGTGGGGCTGGATGTTCTGCCGGATAAATTGCGTGAGATTGCCAGACTTCGTGTCGAATATCAAGATGTCACTCTCAAAGAACTCGGAGATATGGTCACGGGGGCTAAAATCAGTAAATCAGGTATTAATCATCGTTTGCGAAAAATTGATGAAATCGCTGAAAAACTGAGGGCGGGTGAGTCGAAATAA